A window from Cryptomeria japonica chromosome 1, Sugi_1.0, whole genome shotgun sequence encodes these proteins:
- the LOC131078158 gene encoding wall-associated receptor kinase 3: MSKMEFYKLSYVTTDSYIIYYRSKIYKKSHKLYPLTWHCIRLSASHLTFVSLFLVECLPMDTYDFSNIIKDKSLQTTFALNSEEEAICFSDNCSQISMFSLSMLILIQWMIFISCFILISEQIKENGCFHKCGEVHIPYPFSTGGKGKRCGLPGFEINCKQNQSFGTTKSIPFLSIPSGEVQILNFSHDHLLINATQFLASTSNCLGQSNITQITISEEGPFQFSSQNKFVVIGCESLGMFGKLDDRSYISLGGCLSVCSDSPTFSSCNGDGCCQTSVPSNYTDYVISVTNLSLSQNNYEMTCNYAGILDQSSWSLISKSDTPNLNYAYAYISLNWSIPNDNCASAKAKDSYQCVSEAKCNDVGSGYLCNCKPGFHGDGYSNGTGCKDINECSDPSLNDCYPSSKGGRCENTKGSYKCSCAKGHGDGTKDGTRCSTTMFQTLPVAIGVCITLVAVLIGGGVVLAILKRRTARLVKQYNFQRNGGTHLQKLISSKADGLRIFSLDEVEKATQSFSPSLMLGSGGYATVYKGTLSDGFIVAVKKANSNQVDSKDIKDFINEIVILNQINHRNVVKLLGCCLETQVPLLVYEYISNGTLFDHLYGNKYEHRLHWENRLRIATETAEALSYLHSAASTPIVHRDVKSSNILLDDAYTPKVTDFGLSRLVPTDQTHITTLVQGTLGYLDPEYFQTVQLTEKSDVYSFGVVLVELLTGLKPVSFERTKNQSNLAIYFLNTMRTKDLSEILDSRLTVEEEANKESMAKVANLAKNCLSVEGEKRPTMKEVVQELLWIKSGGRGMAGPDSDAA, from the exons ATGTCGAAAATGGAGTTTTATAAATTATCTTATGTTACAACAGATTCATATATAATTTACTACCGATCAAAGATCTACAAGAAGAGTCACAAATTATATCCGTTGACGTGGCACTGTATTCGCCTGTCTGCGTCTCATTTGACATTCGTGTCACTTTTCCTTGTAGAATGTCTGCCAATGGATACATACGATTTTTCCAACATTATAAAAGATAAGTCTTTGCAGACAACGTTTGCTCTGAATTCTGAAGAGGAAGCGATTTGCTTTTCTGATAACTGTAGCCAGATCTCCATGTTCAGCTTATCAATGCTGATTCTAATTCAGTGGATGATATTTATATCATGTTTTATCCTTATTTCTGAGCAGATCAAAGAAAATGGATGCTTCCACAAGTGCGGAGAGGTGCACATTCCTTACCCCTTCTCAACTGGAGGAAAAGGAAAGAGATGTGGCTTGCCTGGCTTTGAAATCAACTGCAAACAAAATCAGAGTTTTGGAACTACAAAGTCCATTCCTTTTCTGTCTATTCCTTCTGGGGAGGtacaaatcttgaatttttctcatgatcaTCTCCTCATTAACGCAACCCAATTCCTGGCTTCCACTTCCAATTGTCTAGGCCAGTCCAATATCACACAGATCACCATTTCTGAGGAAGGCCCATTCCAGTTTTCTTCACAAAACAAATTTGTTGTAATTGGGTGTGAATCGCTGGGCATGTTTGGCAAGCTTGATGATCGAAGTTACATTTCTTTGGGTGGATGCTTATCCGTCTGTTCTGATTCTCCCACTTTTTCTAGCTGCAATGGGGATGGCTGCTGCCAAACATCCGTGCCGTCAAATTACACAGATTATGTTATTTCTGTAACAAATCTCTCATTGTCGCAAAATAACTATGAGATGACGTGTAATTATGCTGGTATACTTGATCAAAGTAGCTGGAGTTTGATTTCTAAATCAGACACTCCCAACTTAAACTATGCCTATGCTTACATAAGTCTGAATTGGAGTATTCCTAATGACAACTGTGCCTCAGCTAAAGCAAAGGATTCATACCAGTGTGTTTCGGAGGCAAAGTGCAATGATGTAGGATCGGGTTATCTATGCAATTGTAAGCCTGGTTTTCATGGAGACGGGTATTCCAATGGCACTGGGTGCAAAG ATATCAATGAGTGTTCAGATCCTAGTTTGAATGACTGTTACCCTTCGTCAAAGGGAGGGAGATGCGAAAATACAAAGGGCTCGTACAAGTGCTCCTGTGCCAAAGGCCACGGAGATGGCACAAAAGATGGAACCCGTTGTTCTACGACAATGTTTCAGACTTTACCCGTTGCCATAG GAGTATGTATAACACTAGTGGCCGTGCTTATTGGAGGTGGTGTTGTGTTGGCGATTTTGAAGCGCAGAACAGCGAGACTTGTCAAGCAGTACAACTTTCAGAGGAACGGAGGGACTCATTTGCAGAAACTAATTTCATCAAAGGCAGATGGGTTGAGAATATTTTCCTTGGATGAGGTTGAGAAAGCAACTCAGAGTTTTTCTCCAAGTTTAATGTTGGGATCAGGTGGCTACGCCACAGTTTACAAAGGCACTCTTTCTGATGGATTTATTGTGGCTGTCAAGAAGGCTAATTCCAATCAAGTTGATTCCAAAGATATCAAAGACTTTATCAATGAAATTGTTATTCTGAATCAGATAAACCATAGAAATGTGGTGAAGTTGCTCGGCTGCTGTCTGGAGACTCAGGTACCCTTATTAGTTTATGAATATATTTCCAACGGGACTTTGTTTGATCATCTATATGGTAACAAATATGAGCACCGTCTTCACTGGGAGAACCGCCTCCGCATTGCTACAGAAACTGCAGAAGCGCTGTCATACTTGCACTCTGCTGCATCAACACCCATTGTGCACAGAGATGTGAAATCTTCCAACATTCTGTTGGACGATGCCTATACTCCCAAAGTTACAGACTTTGGATTGTCTCGTCTGGTGCCAACGGACCAAACACACATCACCACACTTGTGCAAGGAACTTTGGGTTATTTAGATCCTGAATACTTCCAAACAGTTCAGCTTACAGAGAAAAGTGATGTCTACAGCTTTGGAGTTGTGTTGGTGGAGCTTTTGACTGGGTTGAAACCTGTTTCCTTTGAAAGAACAAAGAACCAGAGCAATTTGGCCATTTATTTCCTCAATACAATGAGAACGAAGGATCTGAGTGAAATATTAGATTCTCGGCTCACTGTAGAGGAGGAGGCCAATAAAGAATCAATGGCAAAAGTGGCGAATTTAGCGAAAAATTGCCTGAGCGTGGAGGGGGAGAAGAGGCCGACAATGAAGGAGGTAGTTCAGGAGCTGCTGTGGATCAAGAGTGGAGGAAGGGGTATGGCGGGACCCGATTCTGATGCAGCGTGA